A stretch of the Sulfurimonas sp. HSL3-1 genome encodes the following:
- the yihA gene encoding ribosome biogenesis GTP-binding protein YihA/YsxC: protein MIEVVEAHFETSAANISQSPENDTVNEVAFMARSNAGKSSLLNALCNHKNLAKVSATPGKTRLINYFDATFMDRENREKYPAKLVDLPGFGYAKVSKSLKSDWEKNLTDFITQREQIRVFVHLVDARHPDLPIDRSVAEYLEQIRRPGQTVLRVFTKGDKLNQKELGALLRDYPGALVVSSSKKRGISKLATRLYDLLTEYDDGHTL from the coding sequence GTGATCGAGGTCGTTGAAGCGCATTTCGAGACGAGCGCCGCGAACATCTCCCAGTCACCGGAGAACGACACCGTCAACGAGGTGGCCTTCATGGCCCGCTCCAACGCAGGCAAAAGTTCGCTGCTCAATGCGCTGTGCAATCACAAAAACCTTGCAAAGGTCTCCGCGACGCCGGGCAAAACGCGTCTGATCAACTATTTCGACGCCACGTTCATGGATCGGGAGAACCGCGAAAAATATCCGGCAAAACTGGTCGACCTTCCCGGGTTCGGATACGCAAAGGTCTCCAAGAGCCTCAAGAGCGACTGGGAGAAGAACCTGACCGACTTCATTACCCAACGCGAGCAAATCCGTGTCTTCGTCCATCTCGTCGATGCGCGCCACCCCGATCTCCCCATCGACCGCTCCGTCGCTGAGTACCTTGAACAGATCCGCCGCCCCGGTCAGACCGTTTTGCGCGTCTTTACCAAGGGGGACAAGCTCAACCAGAAAGAGCTTGGGGCGCTGTTGCGGGACTATCCCGGTGCACTGGTCGTCTCCAGCAGCAAAAAGCGTGGCATTTCAAAACTGGCGACACGCCTTTACGATCTCCTGACGGAGTATGATGATGGCCATACACTATAG
- a CDS encoding N-acetyltransferase, with product MAIHYRKATLADIEAMQRLVAPKVEDGTILVRSNDELATNIRSYILAFDDERLIGFTALHVHSPELAEIRSLIVDEPYRNRGIGAELVKLELEEGKKLGLKRILALTYAARFFEKLSFSEIPKESLPEHKIWADCIKCKHFPVCNEIALIKTL from the coding sequence ATGGCCATACACTATAGAAAAGCGACCCTGGCCGATATCGAGGCGATGCAGCGCCTCGTCGCGCCCAAGGTCGAAGACGGCACCATCCTCGTGCGCAGCAACGACGAGCTGGCGACCAACATCCGCTCCTACATCCTCGCCTTTGACGACGAGCGCCTGATCGGCTTTACGGCCCTGCATGTGCATTCGCCGGAGCTGGCGGAGATCCGTTCGCTTATTGTCGACGAGCCCTACCGCAACCGCGGGATCGGGGCGGAACTGGTCAAACTGGAACTGGAAGAGGGCAAAAAACTCGGACTCAAACGGATCCTGGCACTTACCTATGCGGCCCGTTTTTTCGAAAAACTCTCCTTTTCCGAGATCCCAAAAGAGAGCCTGCCCGAACATAAGATCTGGGCCGACTGTATCAAATGCAAGCACTTTCCGGTATGCAACGAAATCGCGCTGATCAAAACCCTCTGA
- the mrdA gene encoding penicillin-binding protein 2, with translation MRTRFLIALFIFIWVSLLSRVYYLSVHSNRYYEQLSMENTLKTERIAPVRGEILDRNFKPLAINKLGFKIEIMPHLNTQRRIESLQTTLERIQQLLPMLDAQKMIKIYKQNDSHYNHREIAVADFISYEDILPVYSELNLLENVKISPAPMRYYPYQKIAAHLIGYTAKSNQQEIEKDPVLKLTGIVGKSGLEKEYNTYLEGIPGERTVQMNALNEEISVLETRKAVENRNLVLTIDMRLQQYISRLMEGNAGAVVVMGLDGEILSAGSYPEYNPNTFVSGISAKKWNALINDLDMPFTNKIVNGLYPPGSTIKPSIGLVYLDSGISQWWYVTCSGTMKLGNRNFRCWKSWGHGKTDLHKAIRESCDDYFYKGSLKVGIEKISDGLKNFGLGNKTGIDLPNEFIGTIPNRAWKRERYNEPWYIGETLNTSIGQGSVLVTPLQIAQNTALLAGGKLPRPRLARMIDNNLTKAVYRDVLTPAQKADLPIIRRAMRQVCSHPKGTASSQIKTTVPIAGKTGTAQVVGIPQATKKRIKEEDMAYYTRSHAWLTTYGPYKHPKYVVTALIEHGGHGASAAGDIVSKIYDKLVEFGYIKK, from the coding sequence GTGAGAACCCGTTTCCTCATCGCCCTGTTCATTTTTATCTGGGTTTCGCTGCTCAGCCGCGTCTACTATCTGAGCGTGCACTCCAACCGCTATTATGAGCAGCTTTCCATGGAGAACACGCTCAAAACGGAGCGCATCGCGCCGGTCCGCGGCGAGATACTTGACCGGAATTTCAAGCCCCTCGCCATCAACAAGCTGGGCTTCAAGATCGAGATCATGCCCCATCTGAACACCCAGCGGCGGATCGAGAGCCTTCAGACGACGCTGGAGCGGATCCAGCAGCTGCTGCCGATGCTCGATGCGCAGAAGATGATCAAGATCTACAAGCAGAACGATTCGCACTACAACCACCGCGAGATCGCCGTGGCCGACTTTATCTCATACGAGGACATTCTGCCTGTCTATTCCGAGCTGAACCTGCTTGAAAACGTCAAGATCTCCCCGGCGCCGATGCGCTATTACCCCTACCAGAAGATCGCGGCGCATCTCATCGGCTATACGGCGAAATCCAACCAGCAGGAGATCGAGAAGGACCCCGTGCTCAAACTGACGGGCATCGTCGGGAAATCGGGCCTGGAGAAAGAGTATAACACCTACCTCGAGGGGATTCCGGGGGAGCGCACGGTGCAGATGAACGCGCTCAACGAGGAGATCTCCGTGCTCGAAACCCGCAAGGCGGTGGAGAACCGGAACCTGGTGCTCACCATCGACATGCGGCTGCAGCAGTACATCAGCCGCCTGATGGAGGGAAATGCAGGCGCCGTGGTCGTGATGGGCCTTGACGGCGAGATCCTCTCGGCGGGAAGCTACCCTGAATACAACCCCAATACCTTCGTCTCGGGGATCTCGGCAAAGAAATGGAACGCGCTGATCAACGACCTCGACATGCCCTTTACGAACAAGATCGTCAACGGGCTCTATCCGCCGGGCTCTACCATCAAACCTTCCATCGGGCTTGTCTATCTCGACAGCGGGATCAGCCAGTGGTGGTACGTCACCTGCAGTGGTACGATGAAGCTGGGGAACCGGAATTTCCGCTGCTGGAAAAGCTGGGGTCACGGCAAGACCGACCTGCACAAGGCGATCCGGGAGAGCTGCGACGACTACTTCTACAAAGGGAGCCTCAAGGTCGGGATCGAAAAGATCAGCGACGGGTTGAAAAACTTTGGCCTGGGCAACAAAACGGGGATAGACCTTCCCAACGAGTTCATCGGCACCATCCCCAACCGGGCGTGGAAACGGGAGCGCTACAACGAGCCGTGGTATATCGGCGAGACGCTCAACACCTCCATCGGGCAGGGAAGTGTGCTCGTCACGCCCCTGCAGATCGCCCAGAACACGGCGCTCCTCGCCGGTGGGAAACTGCCCCGGCCGCGGCTGGCGCGCATGATCGACAATAACCTGACCAAAGCGGTCTACCGGGATGTCCTGACCCCTGCGCAAAAAGCGGACCTTCCCATTATCCGCCGGGCGATGCGCCAGGTCTGCAGCCATCCCAAAGGGACGGCATCCTCCCAGATCAAAACCACGGTGCCCATCGCGGGCAAGACCGGGACCGCCCAGGTGGTCGGGATCCCGCAGGCGACGAAGAAACGGATCAAAGAGGAGGATATGGCCTACTATACGCGCTCACACGCCTGGTTGACGACCTACGGGCCCTACAAGCATCCCAAATACGTCGTCACCGCCCTGATTGAACACGGCGGCCACGGGGCCAGCGCCGCCGGCGACATCGTCTCGAAGATCTATGACAAACTGGTGGAGTTCGGGTATATCAAAAAATAG